In Liquorilactobacillus nagelii DSM 13675, the following proteins share a genomic window:
- a CDS encoding head-tail connector protein, whose protein sequence is MSLLTDDQFATLKLYCKIDQDFDDDVLKNLVDSTGLEIARAIQADSAPATFINDPRFLIALMKQVKEDYYQRGLTSDSSYRAELANGVEDIVNQMRAELSDDDEAN, encoded by the coding sequence ATGTCCCTTTTGACAGATGACCAGTTTGCAACCTTAAAACTTTATTGCAAAATAGACCAGGATTTTGATGATGACGTTTTAAAAAATCTAGTCGATTCAACGGGGTTAGAAATTGCAAGAGCGATTCAGGCAGACTCGGCTCCAGCAACTTTCATTAATGATCCTCGGTTTTTAATTGCATTGATGAAACAAGTCAAAGAAGATTACTACCAGCGTGGTTTAACGTCTGACAGTAGCTATCGAGCTGAACTTGCAAATGGAGTTGAAGACATTGTTAATCAAATGCGCGCAGAATTGAGTGATGACGATGAAGCTAACTAA
- a CDS encoding head-tail adaptor protein produces the protein MTERITFFSLKPGVINGVPTNNVKTDEFTCWAEVAKLPYREFVNSSTEVGYRKETPVFIIAFKQKKEIQTNWRIRWRNKEYEIISMDPDYKTKDTNQIAGRVIKS, from the coding sequence ATGACTGAAAGAATTACTTTTTTCAGTCTAAAGCCAGGTGTAATAAACGGAGTCCCGACTAATAATGTTAAAACAGATGAATTTACCTGTTGGGCGGAGGTTGCTAAGCTACCATACCGTGAATTTGTCAATAGCTCAACAGAGGTTGGTTATCGGAAAGAAACGCCTGTTTTTATCATAGCTTTTAAGCAAAAAAAAGAGATTCAAACAAATTGGCGAATACGTTGGAGAAATAAGGAATACGAAATCATTTCGATGGATCCAGACTATAAGACAAAAGATACGAATCAGATTGCGGGGAGAGTGATTAAATCATGA
- a CDS encoding HK97-gp10 family putative phage morphogenesis protein, with amino-acid sequence MSITGEAEMLLAVTQLTEGYDRRARKAVRSGAQMFAEKLKADTPVSEEDHSGLGPLADHIKTGSVSIKTGDYSVDIGYDTAKGRIAHFPNSGTSKQSPQHFIEKTQSEMREPVLAEFIKDLKVN; translated from the coding sequence ATGAGCATTACTGGTGAAGCTGAAATGCTTCTTGCTGTTACTCAATTAACCGAGGGATATGATAGACGGGCCCGCAAAGCAGTTCGAAGTGGTGCCCAAATGTTTGCAGAAAAACTAAAAGCAGATACTCCAGTTTCTGAGGAAGATCATAGTGGACTAGGTCCATTAGCTGATCATATCAAAACCGGAAGTGTTTCAATTAAAACAGGTGATTATTCTGTGGACATTGGGTATGACACTGCTAAAGGTCGGATTGCTCACTTTCCTAACAGCGGAACGTCTAAACAGTCGCCACAGCATTTTATTGAAAAAACACAAAGCGAGATGCGAGAACCTGTTCTTGCTGAATTCATTAAAGATTTGAAGGTGAATTAA
- a CDS encoding major tail protein: MGLVKFGASNFEYGVVDDTTSLVATPRKVPGLSSVKVDLTNDLKKIAADDGPYAVLSGGITEAKETIELYDVDSQMKQDLFGIKVVKGVEVYPKDMIAANVATLFKTKLSNGKNCWVALLKGMFSLPSVDTKTVDGTPDPNADSIEGEFMPRGDQENVVLIGREDNSDFDLTQFRKWVFPSEAGDLLISATNGGNTGS; the protein is encoded by the coding sequence ATGGGATTAGTAAAATTTGGTGCTAGCAATTTTGAGTATGGTGTCGTTGATGACACTACCAGTTTAGTTGCTACACCACGAAAAGTTCCAGGACTTTCAAGCGTGAAAGTCGATTTAACTAATGATTTAAAAAAGATTGCTGCTGATGATGGTCCTTATGCAGTTTTATCAGGTGGAATCACTGAAGCAAAAGAAACGATTGAGTTATATGACGTTGATTCTCAGATGAAGCAAGATTTATTCGGGATCAAGGTGGTGAAAGGCGTTGAAGTTTATCCTAAGGATATGATAGCAGCTAATGTTGCTACTTTATTTAAGACAAAATTGTCAAACGGTAAAAACTGCTGGGTAGCCTTACTTAAAGGAATGTTTTCTTTACCAAGCGTAGATACTAAGACTGTCGATGGAACTCCAGATCCAAATGCCGATTCAATTGAAGGAGAATTCATGCCTCGAGGTGATCAAGAAAATGTTGTTTTGATTGGTCGAGAAGATAATTCTGATTTTGATTTGACACAATTTAGAAAATGGGTATTCCCATCTGAAGCTGGTGATTTATTGATTAGTGCTACAAATGGTGGAAATACTGGCTCGTAA